In Bradyrhizobium guangxiense, the following are encoded in one genomic region:
- a CDS encoding helix-turn-helix domain-containing protein, translating to MITAAQLRAARALLRIDQRELAQRCSLSLPTIQRMEASEGVIRGNVDSLVKLVEALSVAGIELIAEGAVSSAGGRGVRLKSPPSSAGGQ from the coding sequence GTGATCACCGCCGCGCAGCTTCGAGCAGCCCGTGCCTTGCTCAGGATCGACCAGCGCGAGCTCGCGCAGCGCTGTTCGCTGTCGCTGCCGACGATACAGCGCATGGAAGCCTCCGAAGGGGTGATCCGCGGCAATGTTGATTCCCTGGTGAAGCTGGTCGAGGCGCTGTCGGTTGCCGGCATCGAGCTGATCGCCGAGGGGGCCGTGTCGAGCGCCGGAGGGCGTGGTGTGCGGCTGAAGTCTCCACCCTCGAGCGCAGGCGGCCAATAG
- a CDS encoding MarR family winged helix-turn-helix transcriptional regulator — protein sequence MTVSKTAEKSSEKSADAAKGRKDASEPQAEALQLGELSEQLGYVLKRAQLKVFENFLRCMTSLQLTPAQFSVLLLVEKNPGRNQTEIASTLGILRPNFVAMLDNLESRDLCARIRSTNDRRSHILVLTDKGKAVLARAKKLVATKHEARLNDLLGQANREALIGMLAKIANEF from the coding sequence ATGACCGTTTCCAAGACCGCTGAAAAGTCCTCCGAAAAGTCGGCCGACGCGGCCAAGGGCCGCAAGGACGCAAGCGAGCCGCAGGCGGAAGCCCTCCAGCTCGGCGAGCTCTCCGAGCAGCTCGGCTATGTCCTGAAGCGCGCGCAGCTCAAGGTGTTCGAGAACTTCCTGCGCTGCATGACCTCGCTCCAGCTGACGCCGGCCCAGTTCTCCGTGCTGCTGCTGGTCGAGAAGAATCCCGGCCGTAACCAGACCGAGATTGCCTCCACCCTTGGCATCCTGCGCCCGAACTTCGTCGCGATGCTCGACAATCTCGAGAGCCGCGATCTCTGCGCCCGGATCCGCTCCACCAACGACCGCCGCTCGCACATCCTGGTGCTGACCGACAAGGGCAAGGCCGTGCTGGCCCGCGCCAAGAAGCTTGTTGCCACCAAGCACGAGGCCCGGCTCAACGATCTGCTCGGCCAGGCCAACCGCGAAGCCCTGATCGGGATGCTCGCGAAGATCGCCAACGAGTTTTGA